The sequence AATATTCTCCTTGCAAGTTTTAATGTGCAGATTGTAGGATTTTGTATATTTTTTCCATATAATCTGTTATTTACAAGATTTAGAAAAGATAAATCAAAAGAAGCATTGTGGGCTACGATAATTGAATCTCCTATAAAATCCATATATTTATCAAAAATTTCTTCTATTTTTGGTTTATCTATTACCATAGCAGTTGTTATGCCTGTTAGCTGGGTTATATGTGGTGGTATGATTTGTATATCGGGTTTTACAAGTGAAGAAAATTTGGAAGTTATAACTCCACCTTCTACCTTTATTGCGGCAACTTCTATTATCTCTCCGGTAGTTGGTTTTAATCCGGTTGTCTCTATATCTATAACTGCAAAACTAACTTCATCAATAGATAGATTATACA comes from Venenivibrio stagnispumantis and encodes:
- a CDS encoding 3'-5' exonuclease, giving the protein MYNLSIDEVSFAVIDIETTGLKPTTGEIIEVAAIKVEGGVITSKFSSLVKPDIQIIPPHITQLTGITTAMVIDKPKIEEIFDKYMDFIGDSIIVAHNASFDLSFLNLVNNRLYGKNIQNPTICTLKLARRIFPELQSKSLSNLAYHFNLSFQQRHRALSDAYATYEIFKRIIDILQDYKINKVLDIIKLANGKEINLINKRRRYV